AATAAAGTCATACTATCAGTATGATAGTACAAACGATATGTGGAATTTAACTACAACACCAACTTCTACAGATAGCTATCCAGCTTTGGTACTTGCTGATGGGAAATTAAATCCTGAAATCACAGGGCTTTTATGGAGTGATGATTTGGATTGGGAAAAAGCTTTATATAGAACAGGAATAAGAAGTGAACATAACTTGAGTGTCAATTACGCTACAGATAAGCTTAAGAGCTATATGTCTGTAGGATACATAGATGAACAAGGATATCGAATAAAATCAGACTATCAAAGAATTTCAGGGAGACTTAATTTAGATTATGATGTAAAGAAATGGCTTTCTGTAGGAACCAATTTAGCATACACCAATAGAAAAAGTAATTCTCCTACAGCCACTGGTGGACAGCTTAGTAATACATTTAGCTTTATAAGAACCATAGCTCCCATTTATCCTATCCATAGACATAATGATGACGGAAGTTATGTGATAGACAATAAAGGGAATAAGGTTTTTGATTATAGTAAAGATCGTCCTTTCAGACCCAATTATAACCCTATCCTCTTGTCAGAATTAGATTTGCTTGATTCTGATAATAATTCATTTGTTTCAAGAAGTTATGTAGAAATAAAGGTTATTCCTGAATTGAAATTTAGAGCAAGCTATTCCCACGATTTGTTACAATATACAACACGCAAACGATACAACAACGTATTAGGTGATCAACCTGATGGTTTGTTTGAAATTTACAACTATAAAAATAGCACCACTACTTTTATTCAATCGTTAGAGTATGATAAAATGTTTAAAAAACATCACTTTAATGTACTTTTAGGGCACGAAAGTTTTGATTATAAGCAATATAGTAATACCTCCTCTAAAAAAGGAGTTGTGTTTCCTGGGGTAGATGAACTTTCAAACTATAAAGAGCCCGCCTCTTTAACATCAGCAACTAATAGATATACCAAAGAAGGTTATTTTGGAAGACTTAACTATAACTATTCCGATTTATATAACTTTTCACTGTCGTATAGACGAGACGGAACCTCACGTTTTCACCCGGATCATCGTTGGGGAGATTTTTGGTCAGCTGGAGCAGGTTGGCACGTGAAAAATCAACTATTGAAAGAAGTTAAATGGATTGATAGGCTCAAATTGAGAGCTTCTATAGGACAGACTGGGAATGATGCGGTTAGTTCATACTATGCCTATCAGACTACATACTCAATAGTGCGTAATGGTGAAGATTTAGGGCTTCGTATAGGTAATTATTCAAATCCGAATTTGGTTTGGGAGAAACAACAAAGTACTGATGTTGCTCTGGAATTTGGTTTGTTTGATAGATTAGATGCCACCTTAGAATTGTTTGACAAGCGATCTAAAGATTTGATTTTTTCTTTTCCACTTCCTACCTCTACAGGAGTTGGAAGCATAGATAAAAACATTGGTCAGATTCGTAATTATGGAATTGAAGCCGATTTGACTTTTCATATTTTCAAAAATAGAAATTTCAGATGGAATATAAACGTAAACGGTACTGTGCTGAAAAATAAAGTTCTTGCGCTTCCTGAACACAACAGAAAAGAAGGGATAGAGAGTGGGTATCATAAGTATCTAGAAGGGTCTAGTATATATGATTATTATTTAAGAAAATGGGCAGGAGTTAATCCTGATGACGGGTTCGCTATGTATGTTATTGATGCAGAAAGATACCCTGATAAGGCAGATCCTAACAGTCCTAATTTCGAAGGTATTGATAAAACAGGAGAAAGAGCAAAATACACAAGAAATGCTGATATTGCCAAAAAAGAATTTGCTGGATCTGCTATTCCTGATTTGTACGGAGGAATCTCTACAAACTTAAGTTGGAAAGGATTTGGTTTAAATATGCACTTTTCTTATCAAATTGGAGGTAAAGGGTTCGATGGAGGATATGCTTCGTTAATGGGAAGAAGCCTCAGTGGAGGTAATGCTTTACACGTAGATATGAAAAAAGCTTGGACAAAAGAGGGGCAGGTTACCGACGTTCCGCGACTTGATTCTGGGCATTATGGGCAATTTGATTCACATTCGGCAGATAGATTCTTAGTTTCCAGAACGGCACTTATGCTCAAAAATGTGTCATTGACCTATACATTACCAAGTGATTTGGTGAAAAAACTTGATGTGTCTAATATTCGTGTTGGTGTATCTGGAGAGAATTTATTTTTATGGTCTAAACGTAAAGGATTTAACCCAATGAGTAACTATGGAGGTGTTACAGGATTAAATTCCTATAATTACGCTAAAGTAGTTACGTGTAGCTTTTTGATTTCTCTATAATAAACTTTTAAACAAATAAAGATGAAAAATATAGTTAAAATAATAATGTTGTTAGTCGTTGTTTTTACAATGAGTTGCTCTAAGGATTTTTTAGAAACTAGTCCTTCGAGCTCTATAGGTCAAAAACAAGCAGAACAAACAGAACAAGGAGTAGGGGCTATTTTGCAAGGTTTGCATAGTATGGTTTATACCTATAATTTCGGACAAGGTTTCGGTCTTGGACAACCCTCGATGGCTGTGCAACTAGATATTATGGGGGACGATGTAATTAATACACTTCCTGCTTTTTATATGGAGCAATATAGATATACAGGCAGTATGACGGCAAGCAATGACAGTCATATAAACTACAAAGCTTGGGATTATTATTATACCATCATTCAACACGCTAATAAATTGCTTAATGGGATTGAGAACTTAAGTGGTCTTTCACCAGAGACAAAAGCAAATTTTTTAGGTCAAGGATATGCATTTCGTGCTTGGGCTTACCATAATTTAGTTCAACTTTTTGGTAAGCGTTACCAAAAAGGGGGAGCTAATGATCAATTAGGAGTTATCATCAGAACACCTGATAAGTTAGAAGATCATTTACCACGCTCAACCGTGGCAGAGGTTTATGATTACATTCAGGCAGATATGACAAAAGCCTTAGAGTATTTAAAAGATGTACCTAATAGCGGTAAAAAGAATGATTTGCGCTATGCGACTGTTTGTGGTATCGCAGCCAGGATAGCTTTGAGTAAAGAAAATTGGGAGGAAGCCGAAAAATATGCAAGTTTGGCTATTGAAAAATCGGGTGCTTCTTTACAAACAGGTAAATCATTATTGAATGGTTTTAATGATATTAATGCTACCGAGTGGATGTGGGCTTATAAGCAAGGCGCAGACCAAAATTTTTACTACAATGGTTTTTTTGCTCACTATTCGTATAACTTTAATTCTTCAAGGATAAGAAGTTTAAGAATTGCCATAAATAGAGATATTTATGATGATATGGGAGAAAATGATGTACGTCGTAAATGGTGGGTTTGCTTGGATAGAGGAGATAAAATACCTTCGGATGCCTATGATTTATATTTTAGGGGTGGTGTAAGTAATCCTAATTGGGAAATTACAGGTCAATCAATAAAGTTTAAAGCTC
This genomic window from Capnocytophaga canimorsus contains:
- a CDS encoding SusC/RagA family TonB-linked outer membrane protein yields the protein MRMKLTAIVILFFVALSFSFAQEKTIFGVIKDNSGIPLAGANVLVKGTTVGVEADFDGNYTIQAKEGAVLQFSFVGFVTKSVKVTGNSKSLKIDVVMQEDTQQLDDVVVVAYGTAKKQSLVGAQSTMTAKQLEVRPITNLTNALSGIAPGVQVTTSSGQPGSSSDIRIRGFGSINAGNDPIYVLDGSIYRGAISDIPSHDIESISVLKDAASSSLYGSSAGNGVVLITTKKGSSKAKNTPIVTYTNNIGFSKEGQEHYETVGAMDYYPLRWQQWFNEYKYSRKYTDEQAAAAANKDVLDAFRYQPYAGIKSYYQYDSTNDMWNLTTTPTSTDSYPALVLADGKLNPEITGLLWSDDLDWEKALYRTGIRSEHNLSVNYATDKLKSYMSVGYIDEQGYRIKSDYQRISGRLNLDYDVKKWLSVGTNLAYTNRKSNSPTATGGQLSNTFSFIRTIAPIYPIHRHNDDGSYVIDNKGNKVFDYSKDRPFRPNYNPILLSELDLLDSDNNSFVSRSYVEIKVIPELKFRASYSHDLLQYTTRKRYNNVLGDQPDGLFEIYNYKNSTTTFIQSLEYDKMFKKHHFNVLLGHESFDYKQYSNTSSKKGVVFPGVDELSNYKEPASLTSATNRYTKEGYFGRLNYNYSDLYNFSLSYRRDGTSRFHPDHRWGDFWSAGAGWHVKNQLLKEVKWIDRLKLRASIGQTGNDAVSSYYAYQTTYSIVRNGEDLGLRIGNYSNPNLVWEKQQSTDVALEFGLFDRLDATLELFDKRSKDLIFSFPLPTSTGVGSIDKNIGQIRNYGIEADLTFHIFKNRNFRWNINVNGTVLKNKVLALPEHNRKEGIESGYHKYLEGSSIYDYYLRKWAGVNPDDGFAMYVIDAERYPDKADPNSPNFEGIDKTGERAKYTRNADIAKKEFAGSAIPDLYGGISTNLSWKGFGLNMHFSYQIGGKGFDGGYASLMGRSLSGGNALHVDMKKAWTKEGQVTDVPRLDSGHYGQFDSHSADRFLVSRTALMLKNVSLTYTLPSDLVKKLDVSNIRVGVSGENLFLWSKRKGFNPMSNYGGVTGLNSYNYAKVVTCSFLISL
- a CDS encoding RagB/SusD family nutrient uptake outer membrane protein translates to MKNIVKIIMLLVVVFTMSCSKDFLETSPSSSIGQKQAEQTEQGVGAILQGLHSMVYTYNFGQGFGLGQPSMAVQLDIMGDDVINTLPAFYMEQYRYTGSMTASNDSHINYKAWDYYYTIIQHANKLLNGIENLSGLSPETKANFLGQGYAFRAWAYHNLVQLFGKRYQKGGANDQLGVIIRTPDKLEDHLPRSTVAEVYDYIQADMTKALEYLKDVPNSGKKNDLRYATVCGIAARIALSKENWEEAEKYASLAIEKSGASLQTGKSLLNGFNDINATEWMWAYKQGADQNFYYNGFFAHYSYNFNSSRIRSLRIAINRDIYDDMGENDVRRKWWVCLDRGDKIPSDAYDLYFRGGVSNPNWEITGQSIKFKALSATDSRGDVVVMRLAEMYYIKAEAEARQSKEAQARETLNKIMITRDPDYNTVATGDALINEVMRNKRIDLWLEGQRFFDMKRLKEVHNRVNSKNITRYLRGSRKQTAINRNSGEFVQNIPTSPDSKYWQFAIPYGEIKGNPLCQQNEL